Proteins encoded in a region of the Halostella limicola genome:
- a CDS encoding 4Fe-4S dicluster domain-containing protein, with product MAIDPQFDENRDVVDEHEGHDVWGPVEEPEKLGIHGTHVAVDFDICLADGACLEDCPVDVFEWVDTPGHPESEIKADPANEAQCIDCMLCVDVCPVDAIDVDASRSA from the coding sequence ATGGCGATAGACCCCCAGTTCGACGAGAACCGCGACGTAGTCGACGAGCACGAGGGCCACGACGTGTGGGGACCCGTCGAGGAACCGGAGAAACTGGGCATCCACGGCACGCACGTCGCCGTCGACTTCGACATCTGTCTCGCCGACGGGGCCTGCCTCGAAGACTGCCCGGTCGACGTGTTCGAGTGGGTCGACACGCCGGGTCACCCCGAGAGCGAGATCAAGGCCGACCCCGCCAACGAGGCCCAGTGCATCGACTGCATGCTCTGCGTCGACGTCTGTCCCGTCGACGCCATCGACGTCGACGCGAGCCGCTCGGCGTGA
- the glmM gene encoding phosphoglucosamine mutase: MFGTSGIRGRVGEDVTADLALSVGRALSVEADRVVVGRDARESGAFLADALTAGLRECGTDVVDLGRAATPTVARAVAWRDADAGVAVTASHNPAQDNGIKLWSPSGQAFDEAKREAMTERIEAGEGDPKAWDAVGDEAAWAGAFDRHVETLAGAVTVDDPPSVAVDLGNGMGGVTVEALSRLGCDVETLNAQEDGRFPGRPSEPTAENCASLCALVERTDADLGIAHDGDADRMQAVTGDGEFVAGDVLLALFGRAAAGEGDRVAAPLNTSLAVDDALDEVGASLSRTRVGDVFVAEEATAPDVAFGGEESGAWIWPDETLCPDGPLAACKLVELVSERGPLSELAASVDAYPIRRDSVETDEKRAVMQRVHEAVLAEYDDVQTIDGVRVDLGDAWFLVRASGTQPLVRITAEARDEARADAVFEEAAALVDDAAR, translated from the coding sequence ATGTTCGGAACGAGCGGCATCCGGGGCCGAGTCGGCGAGGACGTGACGGCGGATCTGGCGCTCTCCGTGGGACGCGCGCTGTCGGTCGAGGCCGACCGCGTCGTCGTGGGACGGGACGCCCGCGAGAGCGGCGCGTTTCTGGCGGACGCGCTGACCGCCGGGCTCCGCGAGTGCGGCACCGACGTGGTCGACCTTGGGCGGGCGGCGACGCCGACCGTCGCCCGCGCGGTGGCGTGGCGGGACGCCGACGCCGGCGTCGCCGTGACGGCCTCGCACAACCCGGCGCAGGACAACGGGATCAAGCTCTGGTCGCCCAGCGGCCAGGCGTTCGACGAGGCGAAGCGCGAGGCGATGACCGAGCGCATCGAGGCGGGCGAGGGCGACCCGAAGGCCTGGGACGCCGTCGGCGACGAGGCGGCGTGGGCGGGGGCGTTCGACCGGCACGTCGAGACGCTCGCCGGCGCCGTGACCGTCGACGACCCGCCGAGCGTCGCCGTCGACCTCGGCAACGGGATGGGCGGCGTCACCGTCGAGGCGCTCTCCCGCCTCGGCTGCGACGTGGAGACGCTCAACGCGCAGGAGGACGGCCGCTTCCCCGGCCGGCCGAGCGAGCCGACCGCCGAGAACTGCGCGTCGCTGTGCGCGCTGGTCGAGCGCACCGACGCGGACCTGGGCATCGCCCACGACGGCGACGCGGACAGGATGCAGGCCGTCACCGGCGACGGCGAGTTCGTGGCCGGCGACGTGCTGCTGGCGCTGTTCGGCCGCGCGGCGGCGGGCGAGGGCGACCGGGTCGCCGCGCCGCTGAACACCAGCCTCGCCGTGGACGACGCGCTCGACGAGGTCGGCGCGTCGCTGTCGCGGACCCGCGTCGGCGACGTGTTCGTCGCGGAGGAGGCGACCGCGCCGGACGTCGCCTTCGGCGGCGAGGAGAGCGGCGCGTGGATCTGGCCCGACGAGACGCTCTGCCCGGACGGCCCGCTCGCGGCGTGCAAGCTGGTCGAACTGGTGAGCGAGCGCGGCCCGCTCTCCGAACTGGCCGCGTCGGTCGACGCGTACCCCATCCGCCGCGACAGCGTCGAGACCGACGAGAAGCGCGCGGTGATGCAGCGCGTCCACGAGGCCGTCCTCGCGGAGTACGACGACGTGCAGACGATAGACGGCGTCCGCGTCGACCTCGGCGACGCCTGGTTCCTCGTCCGCGCGAGCGGCACGCAGCCGCTCGTCCGGATCACCGCCGAGGCGCGCGACGAGGCCCGCGCCGACGCCGTCTTCGAGGAGGCCGCGGCGCTCGTCGACGACGCCGCCCGGTAG
- a CDS encoding cupin domain-containing protein: protein MKRQSLDEMESRMGPADVIRPLTDALGMADMALNYYELAPGESFAYGYHAHDQQEEVFYVQEGTVTFTTAEGDVEVGPGELVRFGPGEYQRGVNRVSDGDSESDGGDERVVALAMGAPQEAGDTEIIRECGACGEPTPQRVEMSDDRDAVVTRCEECDAETGRFD, encoded by the coding sequence ATGAAACGGCAGTCCCTCGACGAGATGGAGTCCCGGATGGGGCCGGCGGACGTGATCCGACCGCTCACCGACGCGCTGGGGATGGCGGACATGGCGCTGAACTACTACGAACTCGCGCCGGGCGAGAGCTTCGCGTACGGGTACCACGCCCACGATCAGCAGGAGGAGGTGTTCTACGTCCAGGAGGGGACGGTGACGTTCACCACCGCCGAGGGCGACGTCGAGGTCGGCCCCGGCGAACTCGTCAGGTTCGGTCCAGGCGAGTACCAGCGTGGGGTCAACCGCGTCTCCGATGGGGATTCGGAGTCTGATGGCGGGGACGAGCGCGTCGTCGCACTGGCGATGGGCGCACCCCAGGAGGCCGGCGACACGGAGATCATCCGGGAGTGCGGGGCCTGCGGCGAGCCGACGCCCCAGCGGGTCGAGATGAGCGACGACCGCGACGCCGTCGTCACCCGGTGTGAGGAGTGCGACGCCGAGACCGGTCGGTTCGACTGA
- a CDS encoding PHP domain-containing protein produces the protein MVYADLHVHTTRSDGELTLSEVPAAAREAGVSVVAITDHDRVHPDLDAPVTVRDGVTLVRGIELRVEAGDQRVDLLGYGVSATPALDEELDRLQRDRIERGRAIVENVEDRLGVRLDVDVEEGIGRPHIARAVDANPDTEYGYEGAFDDLIGDDCDCFVARDVTPFDRGRELLSAACGVVGLAHPLRYPDPTAALALTEDLDAVERFYPYDRAVDVRPIERAIADHDLLATGGSDAHDHTLGVAGLSESDFRTLDARLA, from the coding sequence ATGGTCTACGCGGATCTGCACGTGCACACGACGCGCTCCGACGGCGAACTGACGCTCTCGGAGGTGCCGGCCGCCGCGCGCGAGGCCGGCGTCAGCGTCGTGGCGATAACCGACCACGACCGCGTCCACCCCGACCTCGACGCGCCGGTGACGGTGCGCGACGGAGTGACGCTGGTTCGCGGCATCGAGCTCCGCGTCGAGGCCGGCGATCAGCGGGTCGACCTGCTCGGTTACGGCGTCTCCGCCACGCCAGCCCTCGACGAGGAACTGGACCGCCTCCAGCGCGACCGCATCGAGCGCGGCCGCGCCATCGTCGAGAACGTCGAGGACCGCCTCGGCGTGCGCCTGGACGTCGACGTCGAGGAGGGCATCGGCAGGCCCCACATCGCCCGCGCCGTCGACGCGAATCCGGACACCGAGTACGGCTACGAGGGCGCGTTCGACGACCTGATCGGCGACGACTGCGACTGCTTCGTGGCGCGTGACGTGACCCCGTTCGACCGCGGGCGCGAACTCCTCTCGGCGGCCTGCGGCGTGGTCGGGCTCGCCCATCCCCTGCGCTACCCCGACCCGACGGCGGCGCTGGCACTGACCGAAGACCTCGACGCCGTCGAGCGGTTCTACCCGTACGACCGCGCCGTCGACGTCCGGCCCATCGAGCGCGCCATCGCGGACCACGACCTGCTCGCGACCGGCGGGAGCGACGCCCACGACCACACCCTCGGGGTCGCCGGCCTGTCCGAGTCCGACTTCCGGACGCTCGACGCGAGACTGGCGTAA
- a CDS encoding DUF5789 family protein, with protein MLNGETTDLIDESEFPMTSEQFVERYGDHEFELPNGSETLREVIQRTDSETYQSPDDARLSLYNSLSSKAIGRKGYSDRDPTPPGSPYGPDQISF; from the coding sequence ATGCTCAACGGCGAGACCACCGACCTGATCGACGAGAGCGAGTTCCCGATGACCAGCGAGCAGTTCGTCGAGCGCTACGGGGACCACGAGTTCGAACTGCCGAACGGCTCCGAGACCCTCCGCGAGGTCATCCAGCGCACCGACTCGGAGACGTACCAGTCCCCCGACGACGCCCGCCTCTCGCTGTACAACTCGCTCAGCAGCAAGGCCATCGGTCGCAAGGGCTACAGCGACCGCGACCCCACGCCGCCGGGCAGCCCGTACGGCCCGGACCAGATCTCGTTCTAG
- a CDS encoding ABC transporter permease, which translates to MRLRESLRLSWRSIRGHKLRSTLTTLGVVIGIAAVITFVTLGVSLEAGILGDVDTGQTNRIYVWGSPVDEGGGPGEGAELIFTQRDVTELRNQSDVAAAYPWTPLPSESIRHGNETLPMREGVVATGTEYLEAEDLADGRRFEAGEREAVLNPAAANRFEENVSLGDTVAVSVPGAGEVNATVVGLLDTSEGQGPFEGFGEDPRVYLPADPYYLDLASEATDDPRYLSVVVEAEDPRDVDAARDSAREYLTSNASDASDYLGGDLELTMQTGGELLEQIQDILDQVTAFVTGIAVISLVVGAIGIANIMLVSVTERTREIGIMKAVGAQNRDVLTLFLTEAVILGVIGAIGGTLLGAVGGWAAAEYADLPLTYPLEWFGIAVGVGILVGVVSGLYPAWRAARTDPIDALRYE; encoded by the coding sequence ATGAGGCTCCGCGAGAGCCTCCGCCTCTCGTGGCGGTCGATCCGCGGGCACAAGCTCCGGTCCACGCTCACGACGCTCGGGGTCGTCATCGGCATCGCGGCGGTCATCACGTTCGTCACGCTCGGCGTGAGCCTCGAAGCAGGCATCCTCGGCGACGTCGACACGGGCCAGACGAACCGCATCTACGTCTGGGGCAGCCCGGTCGACGAGGGCGGCGGCCCCGGCGAGGGCGCGGAGCTGATCTTCACCCAGCGCGACGTGACCGAACTCCGGAACCAGTCCGACGTGGCCGCGGCCTACCCGTGGACGCCGCTGCCCTCGGAGTCGATACGACACGGGAACGAGACGCTCCCCATGCGTGAGGGGGTGGTCGCCACCGGCACCGAGTACCTCGAAGCGGAGGACCTCGCAGACGGCCGCCGGTTCGAGGCGGGCGAGCGGGAGGCCGTCCTCAACCCCGCGGCGGCGAACCGCTTCGAGGAGAACGTCTCGCTCGGCGACACCGTCGCCGTCTCCGTTCCGGGGGCGGGCGAGGTGAACGCGACCGTCGTCGGCCTCCTCGACACCTCCGAGGGCCAGGGACCGTTCGAGGGGTTCGGCGAGGACCCGCGGGTGTACCTGCCCGCCGACCCCTACTACCTCGACCTCGCGAGCGAGGCGACCGACGACCCGCGGTACCTCTCGGTCGTCGTCGAGGCGGAGGACCCCCGCGACGTCGACGCCGCCCGCGACAGCGCCCGCGAGTACCTCACCAGCAACGCCTCCGACGCCAGCGACTACCTCGGCGGGGACCTCGAACTGACGATGCAGACCGGCGGCGAGCTCCTCGAACAGATCCAGGACATCCTCGACCAGGTGACGGCGTTCGTCACCGGCATCGCCGTCATCTCGCTGGTCGTCGGCGCGATCGGCATCGCCAACATCATGCTCGTCAGCGTCACCGAGCGCACCCGCGAGATCGGGATCATGAAGGCCGTCGGCGCGCAGAACCGCGACGTGCTGACGCTGTTTCTCACGGAGGCCGTCATCCTCGGCGTCATCGGCGCGATAGGGGGCACGCTGCTCGGGGCGGTCGGCGGGTGGGCCGCCGCGGAGTACGCCGACCTCCCGCTGACGTACCCGCTGGAGTGGTTCGGCATCGCCGTCGGCGTCGGCATCCTCGTCGGCGTCGTCTCGGGGCTGTACCCGGCGTGGCGGGCGGCCCGGACCGATCCGATCGACGCGCTGCGGTACGAGTAG
- the merB gene encoding organomercurial lyase encodes MADCNCCDTTEQTEKGTTPERSTDGGLDADRDERGQPRGESADADDGPVVDRPVPDDVGRALGDLFGTAPPTTFGDWVEGIHDALDEEEWWPPRVRDLCHDADGKHLARTPTQSYRFTCVLDAFVVHALVDEPVTVESAVPGGGEVTARVTADGVAADPPSAVLSFGVAADPENPDDRSPAVAYGQTCPYVHAFPTREAYESWDESTPEGVTTALPLSAARELAVALVEGTGEA; translated from the coding sequence GTGGCGGACTGCAACTGCTGCGACACGACGGAACAGACCGAGAAAGGGACGACTCCCGAGCGGTCGACCGACGGCGGGCTCGACGCGGACCGAGACGAACGCGGGCAGCCGCGAGGGGAGAGTGCGGACGCCGACGACGGGCCGGTCGTCGACAGGCCCGTTCCGGACGACGTCGGGCGCGCGCTGGGCGACCTGTTCGGCACAGCGCCGCCGACGACGTTCGGCGACTGGGTCGAGGGCATCCACGACGCGCTCGACGAGGAAGAGTGGTGGCCCCCGCGGGTCCGTGACCTCTGTCACGACGCCGACGGCAAGCACCTCGCCCGGACGCCGACGCAGTCGTACCGGTTCACCTGCGTCCTCGACGCGTTCGTGGTGCACGCGCTGGTCGACGAGCCCGTGACCGTCGAGTCGGCGGTGCCCGGCGGCGGCGAGGTGACGGCGCGAGTGACCGCCGACGGCGTCGCGGCCGACCCGCCGAGCGCGGTGCTGTCGTTCGGCGTCGCGGCCGACCCGGAGAACCCGGACGACCGGTCGCCCGCGGTCGCGTACGGGCAGACGTGTCCCTACGTCCACGCGTTCCCGACGCGGGAGGCGTACGAGTCGTGGGACGAGTCGACGCCCGAAGGCGTCACGACCGCCCTGCCGCTGTCCGCGGCGAGGGAGCTGGCGGTCGCACTGGTCGAAGGTACCGGGGAGGCGTAG
- a CDS encoding phosphotransferase produces MTGTTTDGRSVHDALAQRYDDYAVHRLLHDVPPHETYEVTVDGRRAVCKVATDPRGDPATEARVMAFVGRETTVPVPTVLALGDGYFVAEWCPDVPRAANADETKARAMGVGLATLHRETADAVDAYGRFEPADASATRRCGDCDGLVGTAPVIAEKADWRAVALDRLADRRAYLESVGHADVADAVAGYLQSHPDAFDGASDPVLCHGNYLPDHVGVDGGEIARVIDFEHALCGPAEYDCWRTLLPLSRNESGEVEAFREGYESVRPLSDGFDRQRDLYSVLLAVSYLKALYLQDQHDAARTRRIAEQLREHAFETLDALERR; encoded by the coding sequence ATGACAGGAACGACGACGGACGGGCGATCCGTCCACGACGCACTGGCACAGCGCTACGACGACTACGCCGTGCACCGCCTGCTCCACGACGTACCGCCCCACGAGACGTACGAGGTGACGGTCGACGGCCGCCGCGCGGTCTGCAAGGTGGCGACCGACCCCCGCGGCGACCCAGCCACGGAGGCGCGCGTGATGGCGTTCGTCGGGCGTGAGACGACCGTTCCCGTGCCGACGGTGCTCGCACTCGGCGACGGCTACTTCGTCGCGGAGTGGTGCCCGGACGTGCCCCGGGCGGCGAACGCGGACGAGACGAAAGCCCGCGCGATGGGCGTCGGTCTCGCGACCCTCCACCGGGAAACCGCCGACGCGGTCGACGCGTACGGTCGGTTCGAACCAGCCGACGCGTCGGCGACGCGACGATGCGGCGACTGCGACGGACTCGTCGGGACCGCCCCGGTGATCGCCGAGAAAGCGGACTGGCGGGCGGTCGCTCTCGATCGGTTGGCGGACCGGCGGGCGTATCTGGAGTCGGTCGGACACGCGGACGTCGCTGACGCCGTCGCCGGGTATCTCCAGTCGCACCCCGACGCGTTCGACGGCGCGAGCGACCCGGTGCTCTGCCACGGCAACTACCTGCCGGACCACGTCGGCGTGGACGGCGGCGAGATCGCGCGCGTCATCGATTTCGAACACGCTCTCTGCGGCCCGGCGGAGTACGACTGCTGGCGAACGCTGCTCCCGCTTTCTCGGAACGAGAGCGGCGAAGTTGAAGCGTTTCGCGAGGGCTACGAGTCGGTGCGGCCCCTCTCGGACGGCTTCGACCGACAGCGGGACCTCTACTCGGTCCTGCTCGCCGTTTCGTATCTGAAAGCGCTGTACCTCCAGGACCAGCACGACGCCGCCCGCACGCGCCGGATCGCCGAACAGTTGCGCGAGCACGCGTTCGAGACGCTCGACGCGCTGGAGCGGCGGTGA
- a CDS encoding ORC1-type DNA replication protein, protein MADDPEEGMLSWDESVFRNEHVFEIDYVPETFKHRETQVDSLKHCLRPAVRGSRPLNAMVRGPPGTGKTTAIQKMFGELSGKPGVRTTRVNCQVNATRYSVFSQLFEAMFDYEPPSSGISFKKLFGQITEKLVEEEEVLVVALDDVNYLFYETEASDTLYSLLRAHEEHSGARIGVIVISSDPDLDVIDELDGRVQSVFRPEEIYFPVYGEGEIADILGERVERGFHDDVIAPSVLDRVAELTAESGDLRVGIDLLRRAGLNAEMRASKTVTVEDVEEAYDKSKFVHLSRSLENLSETETELVRVIAENEGEQAGDVYEAFNDRTDLGYTRYSEIINKLDNLGLIDAEYTDVEGRGRSRSLALSYDPQAVLERL, encoded by the coding sequence ATGGCCGACGACCCCGAGGAGGGGATGTTGTCCTGGGACGAATCGGTGTTCCGGAACGAGCACGTCTTCGAGATAGACTACGTTCCGGAGACGTTCAAGCACCGGGAGACTCAGGTCGACAGCCTCAAACACTGCCTGCGTCCGGCGGTCCGCGGGTCGCGGCCCCTGAACGCGATGGTCCGCGGACCGCCCGGGACTGGCAAGACCACGGCGATCCAGAAGATGTTCGGCGAGCTCTCCGGCAAGCCGGGCGTCCGGACGACGCGCGTGAACTGCCAGGTCAACGCGACCCGGTACTCGGTGTTCTCGCAGCTGTTCGAGGCGATGTTCGACTACGAGCCACCGTCCAGCGGCATCTCCTTCAAGAAGCTGTTCGGCCAGATCACCGAGAAGCTGGTCGAGGAGGAGGAGGTGCTCGTCGTCGCGCTCGACGACGTGAACTACCTCTTCTACGAGACGGAGGCCTCGGACACGCTGTACTCGCTGCTGCGCGCCCACGAGGAGCACAGCGGCGCGCGCATCGGCGTCATCGTCATCTCCTCGGACCCCGACCTCGACGTGATCGACGAGCTCGACGGGCGCGTCCAGAGCGTGTTCCGCCCCGAGGAGATCTACTTCCCCGTCTACGGCGAGGGGGAGATCGCCGACATCCTCGGCGAGCGCGTCGAGCGCGGGTTCCACGACGACGTGATCGCGCCCTCGGTGCTCGACCGCGTGGCCGAACTCACGGCCGAGAGCGGCGACCTCCGCGTCGGGATCGACCTGCTGCGACGGGCCGGCCTGAACGCCGAGATGCGCGCGAGCAAGACCGTCACCGTCGAGGACGTCGAGGAGGCCTACGACAAGTCGAAGTTCGTCCACCTCTCGCGGAGCCTGGAGAACCTGAGCGAGACCGAGACCGAACTCGTCCGCGTCATCGCCGAGAACGAGGGCGAACAGGCCGGCGACGTGTACGAGGCGTTCAACGACCGGACCGACCTGGGCTACACGCGCTACTCGGAGATCATCAACAAGCTCGACAACCTCGGCCTGATCGACGCCGAGTACACCGACGTCGAGGGGCGCGGGCGGTCCCGCTCGCTCGCGCTGTCGTACGACCCGCAGGCCGTGCTCGAACGGCTCTGA
- a CDS encoding DUF1059 domain-containing protein → MPYNYDCPDANCEYSTQGNDMENVVQDAQQHRQDKHDHSATRDDVEERIMGP, encoded by the coding sequence ATGCCGTACAACTACGACTGCCCGGACGCGAACTGCGAGTACAGCACGCAGGGCAACGACATGGAGAACGTCGTTCAGGACGCCCAACAGCACCGACAGGACAAGCACGACCACTCCGCGACGCGCGACGACGTGGAAGAGCGGATCATGGGTCCCTGA
- a CDS encoding ABC transporter ATP-binding protein — protein sequence MADDPAVSLAGVRKTYRVGEPVHALDGVDLALARGSYTAVMGPSGSGKSTLMNLVGCLDAPTEGTVTVDGTDVTALSERERTALRGDEIGFVFQTFNLMPRLTARENVALPLIFQGVDAAERGERADAILDRVGLGDRGDHRPNELSGGQRQRVAIARALVTDPTLVLADEPTGNLDTETGATIMDLLDEVNAEGNTVLVVTHEPHIAERAERIVHLLDGRVERIEEVAGVAGAADDAAGDGSDGDRADDGVTG from the coding sequence ATGGCCGACGACCCCGCGGTTTCGCTCGCTGGCGTCCGCAAGACGTACCGGGTCGGCGAACCCGTCCACGCGCTCGACGGGGTCGACCTCGCGCTGGCGAGGGGATCCTACACCGCCGTGATGGGCCCGAGCGGCTCCGGGAAGAGCACGCTGATGAACCTCGTCGGCTGCCTCGACGCGCCGACCGAGGGGACGGTGACCGTCGACGGCACCGACGTGACGGCGCTGTCGGAGCGCGAGCGCACGGCGCTACGGGGCGACGAGATCGGGTTCGTGTTCCAGACGTTCAACCTCATGCCGCGGCTCACCGCGCGCGAGAACGTCGCGCTCCCGCTGATCTTCCAGGGCGTCGACGCCGCGGAGCGCGGCGAGCGGGCGGACGCCATCCTCGACCGGGTCGGCCTCGGTGACCGCGGCGACCACCGTCCGAACGAGCTCTCGGGGGGCCAGCGCCAGCGGGTCGCCATCGCCCGCGCGCTCGTGACGGACCCGACGCTCGTCCTCGCGGACGAGCCGACCGGCAACCTCGACACGGAGACGGGCGCGACCATCATGGACCTGCTCGACGAGGTCAACGCCGAGGGCAACACCGTCCTCGTCGTCACCCACGAGCCCCACATCGCCGAGCGGGCCGAGCGCATCGTCCACCTGCTCGACGGCCGCGTCGAGCGGATCGAGGAGGTCGCCGGCGTGGCGGGCGCGGCCGACGACGCCGCGGGGGACGGGTCCGACGGCGACCGCGCGGACGACGGGGTGACCGGATGA
- a CDS encoding SDR family NAD(P)-dependent oxidoreductase encodes MALTAVVAGVGPGLGESLARKFAGEGCEVGLLARSDEYLGELAAELHTETPGDAVAVPTDVTDESQVESAFERVRDEFGPVDVLVNHAGGGGWSGFRESSPEEFEDAWRTCAYGAFLCSKQAVPDMVEGDGGTVIFTGATSAVRGRGGAAGFSSGKFAARGLAESMARELGPEGVHVAHVVVDGQILTPDADPEANGRAEDSYLDPDAVAASYWDLVEQDRTAWTLELDLRPYVEEF; translated from the coding sequence ATGGCACTCACAGCAGTCGTCGCCGGCGTCGGGCCGGGGCTTGGCGAATCGCTCGCGCGGAAGTTCGCCGGGGAAGGGTGCGAGGTCGGCCTCCTCGCCCGCTCCGACGAGTACCTCGGCGAACTCGCCGCCGAACTGCACACCGAGACGCCCGGGGACGCCGTCGCCGTCCCGACGGACGTCACCGACGAGTCGCAGGTCGAGAGCGCGTTCGAGCGCGTCCGCGACGAGTTCGGCCCCGTCGACGTCCTTGTCAACCACGCCGGCGGCGGCGGGTGGAGCGGCTTCCGCGAGTCGTCGCCCGAGGAGTTCGAGGACGCGTGGCGCACCTGCGCCTACGGGGCCTTCCTCTGCTCGAAGCAGGCCGTGCCGGACATGGTGGAGGGCGACGGGGGAACGGTCATCTTCACCGGGGCCACCTCCGCCGTCCGCGGCCGCGGCGGCGCGGCGGGGTTCAGCAGCGGGAAGTTCGCCGCCCGCGGCCTCGCGGAGTCGATGGCGCGCGAACTCGGCCCGGAGGGCGTCCACGTCGCTCACGTCGTCGTCGACGGGCAGATCCTCACGCCGGACGCGGACCCCGAGGCGAACGGCCGCGCCGAGGACTCCTACCTCGACCCCGACGCGGTCGCGGCGTCGTACTGGGACCTCGTGGAGCAGGACCGCACCGCCTGGACGCTCGAACTCGACCTCCGCCCGTACGTCGAGGAGTTCTGA
- a CDS encoding DUF6757 family protein, giving the protein MKCHYCDREAAFAAESDGVRVGLCEDHFRDRLEELSESDALEELQEKVDVDRAE; this is encoded by the coding sequence ATGAAGTGCCACTACTGCGACCGGGAGGCCGCCTTCGCCGCCGAGTCGGACGGCGTCCGGGTCGGGCTCTGCGAGGACCACTTCCGGGACCGCCTCGAGGAGCTCTCCGAGTCCGATGCGCTGGAGGAGTTGCAGGAGAAGGTCGACGTCGACCGAGCGGAGTGA
- a CDS encoding winged helix-turn-helix transcriptional regulator, protein MSEATPEDRTDDPPTCYCPLTGVVETLSGKYAMQLVCVVGALEPVRFGTIEEYLEGASTSTLSARLDELADEGIVARTQYDEIPPRVEYELTDDGRELQERLEPVLEWAEERERERESGD, encoded by the coding sequence ATGTCCGAAGCGACACCGGAAGACCGAACGGACGACCCGCCGACCTGCTACTGCCCGCTGACGGGCGTCGTCGAGACGCTCTCGGGGAAGTACGCGATGCAGCTCGTCTGCGTCGTCGGCGCGCTCGAACCGGTCCGGTTCGGGACGATCGAGGAGTACCTGGAGGGGGCGAGCACCTCGACGCTCTCCGCGCGCCTCGACGAACTGGCCGACGAGGGGATCGTCGCGCGGACGCAGTACGACGAGATCCCGCCGCGGGTGGAGTACGAACTCACCGACGACGGCCGGGAACTCCAGGAGCGCCTGGAGCCGGTGCTGGAGTGGGCGGAAGAGCGAGAGCGGGAGCGGGAGAGCGGCGACTGA